The Artemia franciscana chromosome 2, ASM3288406v1, whole genome shotgun sequence genome segment taaggagcgacccggctcaatagtaaccaaaactctaaaaaatggaattttgataccaatagctacatcaaaagaatcgcattttaatgctggttttaaatatataagtttcatcaagtttagtcttacccatcaaaagttacgagcctgagaaaatttgcgttattttagaaaatagggggaaacgccccctaaaagtcatagaatcttaacgaaaatcacaccatcagattcagcgtatcagagaaccctactgtagaagtttcgagctcctatctacaaaaatgtggaattttgcattttttgccagaaggcagatcacggatgcgtgtttatttgtttttttgtttttttgttttttttttcttttccccaggggtgatcgtatcgacccagttgtcctagaatgttgcaagagggctcattctaacggaaatgaaaagttctagtgccctttttaagtgaccaaaaaaattggagggcacctaggccccctcccacgctaattattttcccaaagtcaacggatcaaaattctgagatagccattttattcagcgtagtcaaaaaaccttataactatgtctttggggacgacttactcccccacagtccccgtgggaggggcaacaagttacaaactttgacctgtgcttacatattgtaatggttattgggaagtatacaggcgttttcaggaggatttttttggtttgggggaggggttgagaagagggggatatgctgggggaactttccttcgagaatttgtaatgggagaagaaaatttccatgaagggagagcaggatttactagcattattaaaaaaaaaacaattaaaaaataaaactgaaaaagctttttcagctggaagtaaggaacagcaataaaacttaaaacaaacagaaattattacccatatgaggggctcacctccttctaatacctcgctctttacgctaaagtattttcggtaatttcaactacttattctacggcttttgtgattcagggggtcattcttaatgaattgggataaaatttaagctttcgtgtaaagagcgaggtactgacgatggggcgaatcccctcatatatgtaataaaaacatgagaatacaaaagttctttacgtaagctaatttataagttacgtaaatcttttaccaataaaaagattcgtaaaaaattaaaagttctagttgcctttttaattaaccaaaaaatcggggggcaactaggcttcgtcccccgctctttttttctcaaaatcattcgatcaaaattatgagaaagccattgagccaaaaaaaaaatatgcaaatttcgttttgatcattcctctgcggagagccaaaatcaaaacatgcattgattcaaaaacgttcagaaattaaataaaaaaaacaagttttttcaactgaaagtaaggagtgacatcaaaacttaaaacgcacagaaattactttgtatatgaaagaggctgcttcctcatcaacgccccgctctttacgctaaagtttttttactgttttagaaaaaagaattgagagaaagagtcaaactttagcgtaaagagcggggcgttgatgaggaagcagcctctttcatatacaaagtaatttctgtgcgttttaagttttgatgtcactccttactttcagttgaaaaaacttgttttttttatttaatttcattaaagcACCTAGTTCAAATTTGGCTACTAGATGGACAGAACCGTAAAGTCAAAAAGTGAGCTATTGCATTTCCTtctgtaaaatattattatctaaaaaAGCTTCTATCTCTTTCACACGTCATAAAAACgtcatgatcccaagataataggataaggttaagtttactcctttttgaactgtttttgaaaatattatatgATTCAAAAATCTCGTAACAACGATAGAAACTAAAATCTAAGATTAACGATGGCATATTTGGAAGTTGTTTCAAAAACAATCAATGATACTATTTGGCATGACATCCAAGAcggaaagtttaaattttcagagACTGCAACAGAAGAAGAGATAAAACTTATGCGGCACTTTGAGTATCCTAACATGAAGAAAACCTTAGGAGAATTCGCCTTGCAAGTTGAAGGGGGTGAATTTACAGATGCTGAAATTATTGTGCTACTTGGTGAAAATGGAACAGGGAAGACAACCCTTATTCAGCTGCTGGCGGGTAACTTACGTCCAGACAAAGGAAGGGCAGAAGTTCCCCTTGGCAAATAAGTTATAAGCCACAGAAACTCACAACCAAATATGATGGAAAAGTGCGAAGCCTATTGGTGGAGAAGATTAGGGATGCCTTTACTCATGCACAGTTTAACACTGACGTAATGAAACCAATGAAAATCGAGGATATTATGGATCAGGATGTTCAGTGTTTATCTGCTGGTGAGCTTCAACGAGTGGCACTGGTCCTTACCTTAGGAAAACCCGCAGATGTTTATCTGATTGATGAGCCCTTAGCCTATCTGGATTCAGAGCAACGTCTTGTTGCAGCGAAAGTCATTAAAAACTTTATCCTGCACACCAAGAAAACAGCCTTTGTTGTGGAGTCAGAATTTATAATGTCATCATATTTGGCTGATCGAGTTATAGTTTTTAATGGCGTTCCGTCCCAGAATGCTTCAGCAGCCGCACCACAGTCCCTTCTCTGTGGAATGAATCGCTTTTTGAAACTTCTTGGAAATATGTTTAGAAGAGATCCCAACAACTTAAACTAATACTatcattaaattaataatttaatgatACAAATTACTTTCAACAGACAGGTTTTATTCTAGATTAAGGGGGAAAAATATTCCTGTAGAAGAATATATAAGAGCGAAATCTAATTGGAAAttaattaaatgtaaaataatattAGACTACAAAGTGATCCATAAAAAgcgatgttttaattttataggatattttttaaaactttagaaaacttAAGCttattgaattataaattaGATCTACATCACATCATTTCAGCACCAGGACTAACATAAGAAGCTTTTCTCAAACACTCTAAAGCTGAAGTTCCTTTACAAGATTTTCAGACAAAGATTTGTATACCTTTATTGAAAAAGGAATAAGAGGAGGTGTATCGCATTGTATGAAAGGACACATTAAAGCAAATAATAAGTATATGAACAACTGTAATCAAAAACAATATTCAAACCATTTAATGTATTTAGATACTATAAATTTATATGGTTGGACAATGTTGCAAAATCTACCtgaaaaacattttacctttatttgaTCACCTTTTCTAATTAATCATTAGTACACGGctcaaactgaaaattaaaacgccCTCATCtatagtaaaaaaatttcttcttctgGAATTGATCCTTATGGGTTTTATATATTTGCTGTATATTTTCCCAAACCTGTGAAAAGTGCTCACCAAACTGATCTGCAATTGCATGTTTGTCTGTAATTTCCAAACCATAAATTTCAAGCAGATGATGTTCGGAATCTTTCTTAGTTTTCATAATCTCGTTAATAAATTCCTATGATCCCTTAATGTTACCCTGATTCTCTAGTAATTTTTGCTCATAATACAGTTTCTTGGCTTTCCTTCTCAGATAGTTCCCTTTATTTCTTGCTAATCTGAATAACTCAATATTCTCATCATTTTCTGAGTTCAGATATTGTTCATATGATTCTCAATCTCATTTAAAATATCATCATGTACCCCTGGTTGAAGGAGATATTGTTTTCTTTGCTTCACTGTTCTAACTGGGCATGTCTTATAAAAATCAGTTGGACAATAGAGCTCATTATATTGAAAGCCTTTGACGCATAAGCGTCAATTTCAAGACCCGGGTATCAATTAAGACAGCTCAACTCCTCTGAAAACTTTTCCAAGTTCTCTTTTTTCAGCTGTCTTactttattgtgttttattgtaTATGCTATTTTCTTTCAACAGTAATCTTTCCAACAACTAGTAAATTGTCTGAACCAGGGAAAATTATACCATCAGTCTAACTATGATTCAGGTAATTTAAACTCATAAATGTAGCAGAATAACTAGAAATCCTTGTGGGTAAGCTCATCAAAGGGTAaagatcatatgaaaaaaaactgtatgctctaaaatctaaaagatcaaatttagaatttttcaagcaaataaaatataaccttATAGCCCCGAATAAAAACTTGAATGTAGCCCTCCCTAGCCCTGACTAAAATCTAGCCCCAATCAGTTCTTTAAAACCATCAAAAACTCCACCAAGCGAACACTAGGTAGCCagtgatttgaatattttgaatattttagctCTCGGCTTTAAGATTGGATTTGAGAAAACGCCATTAAAAGctttgagaaaaagaaacaaaatttttacttttgaagaaCTGTAGGCTATAAGAAAagaagttgatatttttttgtataaaggTGTTATTATTAAAGTCTCTGAGTTCAGTATAAAGCAaataatttgtatttctcccGTTTTTAAAGTCCCGAAGAAAGATGGGTCTTCTCGGTTTATTCTGgatatttttaaatctaaacaaaccattaaatattataattttaaatggaAGTATTCAGTCTGTGgttcttttaataataaaaatcgttATATGGCCCCTGTTGACCTTGtcgatttttattatatttataccCTGTTGATTTTGATGATCAAATATGGCTTTGTTTTGAAAGAGATTGTTGTTATGCTTTCATATATATGTCAAAGAGTTTATCCTTCTCCCCAAGGGTTCTTATAAAACCTATATAACTTcgaagactacactgcctttccatgacgaacttttattgctgatgatgaacactgtatatgtgttcgaaatatccagttaaataattttatatctattcactgtcaataaaaagatttcatccctattttgaactgttttacttttataaaaacCTATGAAACCCGTATTCTCCCTACTTCGATGAAAAGGGTATTTGTCTATTGTTTATTTGGATGATTCTCTCCTTCTGGGAAGGACAATATTTAGAATGTCAAAACAGTGTCTATGAAACAGTGAAATCACTGTCAGAGCTGGGTTTCATTCGGAAAAGTCAGTTCTTATTTCTAGACAACAAATAGAATTTCTTGATTTTCTGTTAGATTCACGATCAATGCGTATTTTCCTCCCggaaagaaaatataagaaagccTTAAATTCAGTTTCTTAAATTCTTTTCAAGTCTTAAAAGTTAAGAATTGACTACGATTCAATAATTGGCCGAAAGTCTAGGTGTCCTTGTTACAACCTTCCCAGTAGTGTAAATGGGGCTTTTGTATTACAGGAAAGCGGAATTGTTGAAAACTCAAGCAGTAAAAAACGCAAGAGGTGATTTTGTGGCAAGGCTCACTTGAACATCCATTGTAAGTCTGGAACTGTAATGACGGTTGGATGTTGCCAATCATGCTTCTAAAGTATTTGATTTTAGATCAATTCACAAATATTTGTGTAGTGATGCATCGAAACTTGGTTAGGAACTTGTGGAtgaattttctatgaaaattgCCACAGGTCAATTATTCTCATAATAGAAGGGATTTGACATCAATGTTATCAAAACGATTGCCGTTTATTTTGGGATTAAAATGCTTTGCTCAGAATATTCAAGGCATGATTGTCCAGCTGTGTTCAGACAATATAACAGCAGTAGCTTGCATTAATAAAATGGTAGAATCAGAATCCAAGTTTTGTAAGTATTTCGCAAATAAGGTCCAGCAACTGGCATTGCACAGCAAAGGGTAGATATATGATAAAGCATCAAGAAAAtttgataatgaaaaagaaaagaaggagcACCAGCGTAGCTGAAAGTCCAACTGCCCTCCCAATTTCACTTCCTATTGAACTCTCAGCGTTTCATCATGAGCTTAACCACCGCATAATACAATGACTTTAAAATACTGGTGTTGCTTTTGGTCAATCGAGGCGATTGCGTGCCTCTATCTCAGGTGAACTTTCAGCTACGCTGGCACTCGTTCTTTGGATTAAAATTACAATCAATCTTCAAATTTGGTAAGAGTTCGATTAATTTATCAATTTACTGTAAAAGATTCAAATAACCAGTTGCAACTTGGCAATTCCTCGTGCAAACACAAAGCATCCGTTCATCATTACCTGAACTAAAACCATTTTTTGATGGCCAGACAAACGAACTTTGCCTTAGAGTTTCAAAGTGATCAGGCATGAAATCATCATGACCAATAGGAACTTTAACAAGATCCTCTATCAGTaactgattttctaaatatcTTTCCAATGTATGATTTGAATCATTATCCATCATGGATTCTAATTATCGCCAAAGACAccaacagacaaaaaaaaaaaataataatacaaaataaaacaacagcataacaaatacgcaaaaaaaaataaaaaagaaggaaaaagacACTAAGGGGATGGTACATGAAACAAAgagaataaaacgaaaattcatATCTAACACATTTAACATATATCTATTCAATTAATATTTCACAATGTGTCAGCAGGTGACCTCACTCTTTTTGGATCCATATCATGTTGCTGGTACACAAAAATGCGGCCACAATCTGACTGAACATTTTGTATTCCATAACATTCACATTCACCGGCTAGGATTCCTTTTTGACAGGTAATCACTAACGAAAATTTCTGATTTGACTTGGCTCTACATACGTCATAAGCAATTCCTTTACTAACAAACTTTACAGGGACAGGAGTCAAAGTATTAATAGAATAGCCTGGGACACTAGGGTTCTTAAGTCTGAATCTGGTTGCCTTTAATACTTAAGACTGAGTTATAGGTCTACAGACCCATCTTGTCAAACACTTGGGccgggagcgacccggctcaatagtaaacaaaactctaaaaaccaaaatttttataccagtagatacataaaaaagagtcagattttatgctgattttaagtatataagtttcattcatCACTCATCAAAACTACAAggccgagaaaatttgccttattttcgaaaaaagggaagcaccccctaaaatcttaaaatcttaatgaatatcACGCTATCAGATTTAacacatcagagaaccctgttgtagaggtttcaagctcctatcggcaaaaacgtggaattttgtattttttgacagatgaaaaatcacgggtgcgtgtttatttggttttattgttttatttttgttttttgtttttttttacaggagtGATGTTAtagacccagtcgtcctagaatgttgcaggAGGGCTCAATATAATGGGAACTAAAACTTgtaataccctttttaagtgagtaAAAATACTGGAGGACAACTTGGCTGCCTCCAACGATCATTTTCCCTCAAAGTCACgggataaaaatttcaagataaccattttgtttagcatagtcgaaaaatctattaGCTATGTCTTGAGAAAGgattaatcccccaaagtccctgggggaagggctgtaagttacaaactttgaccattcttacatatagtattggctactgggaagtatacagacgatTTTGGAGGGATTTGTTTGGTGGGGAGAGGGGGGTTGGGGGGatagggttacgtgggaagatcttctCATGGATGAATTTTATTATGGgatcaataaaaaacgaaaagaaattaaataaaaaaaataagttatttcaactgaaagtaaggagcaacattacaaactaaaaagaaaagaaattattatgtatatgagggtttcgccccctcgtcaatactttgcttttatgataaatattttgagtactttcaaaagagcaatttattctaattaaacggccgttgtgattcaggggttattcttaaagaattggaacaaaatttgaactttagcataaagagtgaggtattgaagagggccgaaccccctcatatacgtcataatttctctttgttttaagttttaacattgttctttactttcagttgaaaaaacttattttttatttaattcacaatAGTATCAGATACAGCCACATTTAACTCAACTCTTGGTGTTTGCTCTAATCcagaaaataataatgaatcCGACAGCTTCTCCTGCTCAAAATCGTCAAGCTTTTCTTCAAGTTTCTTAACACAAAATTCGAGAGATTCAATTTGACCTTTAAGGCTTACaaggaaattttaaatttgctgaaTTTTACCACTGCATTCAAGTTTTATCGAATCACAAATCTCTTGACACAGTAAGCTGGATATTTTCAGGATTCTTAGACCGAGTAACTGATCACATCATTTGGCAGCACTGGTTTGCCCCATTACTTTTTTCTGACTGTCCTGGAtcattttgctttaattttctcTACTTCGGCTTCAGTAGAGTTACTCTGATTATGCATAATGGAAATGTCTAAGTCTACATAAACTGCAGTTTCTTCTATATTTCCGTTTTTAACGTtgcccttttttataatttcattgtAAATATCTGCATGATCTTGTGTTCACGGGAAGCATTCTTTACTCTTATTGCACGTTTTTAGAGGCAACTGGATAACTTTGAATTgggtgttttaacgccaccgcggTTATCTGCCACAGTATGTTTTCCGCTACCCAGGAAATCTTGCATCATCAAGAGGATTAGAATAGACAAGTTAGGTTAGTCTATGTATATGTCTATGTCTATCCCTATGTCTATTTCTATGTCTATGTATATATCTATGTCTATTTTGACTTACCTGAATTAAAAGGTTGCAGGAAACATATGGTGGTGGAAAACCGCGGTTGCGCTAAAACACTGCTACCATAATTTTCCCTAAAATCCATCAGATTTACCTCGACAACAATCTGAAGGGCCTGTAGTCAAAAACAGCATTTCgaaaagtttttccaaattgataTATCATTTTGATCTCGCGAACCGGCCATAGCGGTGATTCTGGAAACGAGCAAAGGccaaattccctttttttattttgccatATTCCAATATAAATTGTGAGGCCTAAAACAAATAATATCACAAGAGAAAAAGACTTATCTTGTGGTGGGACAGGCCAATAGCCTGTGTCGACGGTTTTGGCTAGGTGCCCCAATGGAAACTGCTTAATTCTCCTCCGTACTCTAACATTCAATCTCTGTGCTGATAATAACAATAATCCAACTAAGTTAAATAGCTAGTTTCAACAGTTCACTGCGTAAGAACACAATTAATTCCATCCAGCAAACTAGCACAGATCATCAAGATTGTGAAAATATAATTCGATTATTTGAGATGTTCTCACCTTAAAACCGGATgtaactgtaatttttattgtaatttttgattaattagttgtaatttttgcgaattaattcatattttaagctttttgatttttgctttttggcagatttttgcGCATAACCGCAAATGAACTATACTGACCTATTTACTATGGAAATCTGCTCTACACATATATTAAATTCAATCTACAATTCTTCTTACTTTTCGCCATTTCACCCATGCTTAGTTTAAAATTACTCAAGGTGGTTATACCTGTTAATAAAAGTTTGATCGATTATACAACATATACGTTTTAGTATGTGAATATCTgcaatatttgctttttatggcacttggtattaaccaagtgacatatagcaatcgccaattctgtcggtctgtctgtctgtcggtcccggttttgctactttaggcacttccaggtaagctacgacgatgaaatttggcaggcgtatcagggacgggaccagcttaaatagAAATAGTCtatttcccaatttgaccatctgggggggggagtggggggccggttaattcggaaaaaaacagaaaaaatgaagtatttttaacttatgaatgggtgatgggatcttaatgaaatttgatgtttggaatgatattgtgtctcagagctcttattttacatctcgaccggatctggtgacattggggaggggagttgggagggggaaacctaaaacttggaaaacacttagagtggagggatcgggatgaaacttggtttgaaaaataaacacaagtgctagatacatgatttgcataaacggaacggatccgctctctttgggatagttggggggggggggttatttctgaaaaattagaaaaaatgaggtatttttaacttacgaacgggttatcggatcacaatgaaatttgatatttagaaggatattgtggctcagagctcttatttcaaacccaaccagatctggtgacattgggaggggggagttgggagggggaaacctaaaacttgaaaaacacttagagtggagggatcgggatgaaacttggtggaaaaaataatcacgagtcctagatacatgattgacataactggaacggatctgctctctttgggtagttgggggaggggttaattctgaaaaattagaaaaaatgaggtatttttaacttacgaatgggttagcagatctcaatgaaatttgatatttagaaggatatcgtgtctcaaagctcttattttaaatcctgactagatctggtgacgttgggtgAAGTTTGGGGtcggggaacctaaaatcatggaaaacgcttagattggagggatcgggatgaaccttggtgggaaaaataagaaaaaatgacgtatttttaacttacgaaagagtgatcggatcttcacgaaacttgatatttagaaggacctcgtaaactcagatctcttattttaaatctcaaccggatcaagcgtaattggggggggggggagttggggggaccggaaatcttagaaaatacttaaagcggtgagatcaggatgaaactggatgggaagaataagaacccGTCTAAGATTTGTGACTGAcaaaaccggaccggatctgctctctttggtggaattggaggggggggggtgtaattttgaaaattgaggtatttgtaacttacgaaagtgtgaccagatcctaatgaaatttgatatttagagggatcttgtgctttaaagttcttattttaaattccaaccagatcctgtgacgttggggggagttggagggggaaaccggaattcttggaaaatgtgaaaattgggcatttttatcttacgaatagatgatcggatcttaatgaaattcgatttttagaaagaattcatgtttcagagctcttatttcaaatcccgacctgatcgtttgacattggggagagctggaggggaaaatcttggaaaaacacttggagtgtaggaatcgggatgaagcttggtggatagaataaacaaatgtccttaatacgtgattgacagaatcgtactggattcgctctctttgggggagctggggggagggttcagtgatttggcgagtttggtgcttctggacgtgctaggacgatgaaaattgataggtgtgtcagggagcttaacaatttgacttgatatagtcgttttcccagattcgaccatctggggggctaaagggagaggaaaaattagaaaaaattaggtatttataacttacgagtgagtgatcggatcttaatgaattttgatatttagaaggacatcgtgactcagagctcttattttaaatcctgaccgacattaagcctcttattttcctttttaaatcaatctattgattcatagaattttgttagagctcataccatatgatctcttggctcttagctcttctcgcctcgtcacaagtgccatatgagctattagctcttgttttattactTTCTATTTTGAATAGTAGTGAAGAAGATGGTAGCGACGcaatagtttcttttaaatcatgtCGCAAATGTTATGATTTCTAAATCCAGCGTTCAGAAATCAATATAAAACATAGATGAGTAGATCGtaacatatttattatttcatgtCTGTCATTGAGACAGAACCATGTGTTTTATGAATGGAACACCCGGACTAGAGAAAAAATTAGTAGGCCATAAAATCCTGATTCGTCGCAAGATTTAAGAGGGCGGAAACCATAACCGTCATTTTTGGTATCGATGAAATATTATTTACTGTAATGCGTGTAGGATTCAAAGAATTGATCTTAGTGAGTGATTTTGGTCGGAATGGATTACGTTTTGTGAACTATAAAATATAACATCATAGTAGAATAATATGGCAtggaaaaattgataaaatgataaaattatagacggtaaaaaaacaatgaaatattgTTATGATAGTATTGGTCTAACAACCCTGATATATGCACCTTACTTGTAATCAATCGACGACTATGAATGAAATTTTGTGATCTGCAAAGCGTCGCTGTaacaaaattaagcaaaaaaaaaaacattgaaattttcccacttgaggagtggcgcccctcgaggaaagtACAGTCTAGTAAACGACGTAGCATtcgcacgggattctgattaatggttAATTCGTCTTGGCGTGGTCTGTTTTGGTGGGAGTTTtcggctgaaaaacctcttccaaTCTAATTTCTATGGGCTGtcccccgtagtagcataatatttgtagccatggatatataatgagtcggaggtaaaagggtttggactatttttgccagattttgactcttgttgatagaagagaaTCGCCAAgcgctgaaaaccatgttgtgaccaagatgggctcAGGATTACACAAAACCACCAATCATGCTCAAGGTCCctgggacttcttgctgtcctgTTCAAAGCCAGCTTAAGCGCTTCGATGTAGACTTGAGAatatatgttggtccccatcctgcactggtatacGGGATcattcctgaggccaaaataatttcaataatttagaaaaCATGAAAACTGGAACTTTAAATGTTACGACGttgaacaagagccaagagcagAGATAGCACTTATGACGAGGACGGAAGAGCCTCCACCCCGTTTCCATCACAAcctttttcccaccaaatttcactACGATCTCTCCACACTAagcttttttcaagattttgggttccccctccaactcctcccaatgtcaccgaatccagtccggatataaaattaaaaactctgatacacaaggtccttctaaatatcaaattttgttaagatccaataacttgttcgtaagttaaaaatacctcatttcttctaatttttccaaagtaaccgtccttccactcctcccgagatggtcaaatcgggaagtgactatttctaatttaatctggtcgggtccctgatagCCTGTCAACTTTCAGCGATCACTATATTGATCATGTATC includes the following:
- the LOC136044003 gene encoding protein Pixie-like, whose protein sequence is MKPMKIEDIMDQDVQCLSAGELQRVALVLTLGKPADVYLIDEPLAYLDSEQRLVAAKVIKNFILHTKKTAFVVESEFIMSSYLADRVIVFNGVPSQNASAAAPQSLLCGMNRFLKLLGNMFRRDPNNLN